One window from the genome of Paenibacillus sp. encodes:
- a CDS encoding creatininase family protein has protein sequence MKPSTGSDKTLWAELLPHEFRSRLAACPVVYLPLGLCEPHGQVSAFGLDLIKAEWLCREAARRVGGVVAPSMGYHIHEAGYHARWLEEEVGEENPHLTSVPPEMMISFFIYQLRAFANAGFRAVVVLTGHSGGNQADLRRAAERFTARTGVPVWVRSDPELVEGLYTGDHAGKFELSQLMYIRPDLVDMTARSWEEVPGAGGRLALGSDADESNPELGRAIMEACLARLCEEAERLAAEGRALAQSGARVERLTFADAEAIRAEALREADSWATAAPWPGQRPVSPSSQWKPYEWLK, from the coding sequence ATGAAACCAAGTACTGGATCTGACAAGACGCTGTGGGCCGAGCTGCTCCCGCATGAATTCCGTTCCCGGCTCGCCGCCTGTCCCGTCGTCTATTTGCCGCTGGGGCTGTGCGAGCCGCACGGGCAGGTGAGCGCCTTCGGGCTGGACTTGATCAAGGCGGAATGGCTGTGCCGCGAAGCGGCTCGCCGCGTCGGCGGCGTCGTCGCGCCGTCTATGGGCTACCATATTCACGAAGCCGGCTATCATGCGAGGTGGCTGGAGGAGGAGGTCGGCGAAGAGAACCCGCATTTGACTTCGGTCCCGCCGGAGATGATGATTTCTTTCTTTATCTATCAGCTCAGGGCGTTCGCGAATGCGGGGTTTCGCGCCGTCGTCGTCTTGACGGGGCACAGCGGCGGCAACCAAGCCGATCTGCGCCGCGCGGCGGAGCGGTTTACGGCGCGCACGGGGGTGCCTGTGTGGGTGCGCAGCGACCCTGAGCTAGTGGAAGGCTTGTACACGGGCGACCATGCCGGGAAGTTCGAGCTGTCCCAGTTGATGTACATCCGTCCGGACCTCGTCGACATGACCGCGCGGTCTTGGGAGGAGGTTCCGGGTGCCGGCGGGAGGCTTGCGCTGGGGTCTGACGCGGACGAATCGAACCCCGAGCTCGGGCGAGCGATCATGGAGGCGTGCCTCGCGCGGTTGTGCGAGGAGGCCGAGCGGCTCGCCGCCGAGGGGCGGGCGTTGGCCCAGTCAGGCGCGCGCGTCGAGCGGCTGACGTTCGCGGATGCGGAAGCGATCCGCGCGGAAGCGCTGCGTGAGGCCGACTCCTGGGCGACTGCCGCGCCATGGCCGGGGCAGCGGCCCGTCAGCCCGTCGTCGCAGTGGAAGCCGTACGAATGGTTGAAGTAG
- a CDS encoding alpha/beta hydrolase encodes MTANDYSRRTVLKDMVPSRALGKDRPLRIFLPPGYNELVTHRVVYCQDGEECFNFGRIATHATKLILDEGVEPFLIIGVDVDMPNRTDEYAPDGRRFEAYARFFLEELMPFVESRYPVRTGPGDRVLVGDSLGGTVSLHLSLQVPHSIQKVVSLSGAFLSSSASAVSGIDDLSWLRLYQLIGTDETSVETSRGTFDFLAANRLMHTLLVERGAQVEYVEKPGKHIWGFWQNELPDALRWALAE; translated from the coding sequence TTGACGGCCAACGATTATTCCCGCCGCACGGTATTGAAGGATATGGTCCCCTCGCGGGCGCTCGGCAAGGACCGGCCCTTGCGCATTTTCCTGCCGCCGGGCTACAACGAGCTGGTGACGCACCGGGTCGTGTATTGCCAGGACGGAGAGGAATGCTTCAACTTCGGGCGCATCGCGACGCATGCGACGAAGCTGATTTTGGACGAGGGCGTCGAGCCGTTCCTCATCATCGGCGTCGACGTTGACATGCCGAATCGAACCGACGAGTACGCGCCGGACGGACGGCGGTTCGAGGCGTACGCTCGGTTTTTCTTGGAGGAGCTCATGCCGTTCGTCGAATCGCGATATCCGGTCCGCACCGGCCCCGGGGACCGCGTCTTGGTCGGCGATTCGCTCGGCGGAACGGTCTCTTTACATCTTTCCCTTCAAGTTCCGCATTCCATTCAAAAAGTGGTGTCGCTGTCGGGAGCGTTTTTATCAAGCTCGGCGTCGGCGGTGTCGGGGATCGACGATTTGTCGTGGCTCCGGCTGTATCAATTGATCGGCACGGACGAGACGAGCGTGGAGACGAGCCGGGGGACGTTCGACTTTCTTGCGGCGAACCGGCTGATGCATACGCTGCTCGTCGAGCGCGGCGCACAGGTGGAGTATGTAGAGAAGCCGGGGAAACATATTTGGGGGTTTTGGCAGAACGAGCTGCCGGACGCCCTGCGTTGGGCGCTGGCGGAGTAA
- the pdhA gene encoding pyruvate dehydrogenase (acetyl-transferring) E1 component subunit alpha yields MLSYILQSEVFLHVSSKNKRAYEVRLDEIKPLQVLSPEGKIVNEEMMPKFSDDELRELMRRMAFTRVWDQRAVSLNRQGRLGFYAPVSGQEASMIGSEFVLEKEDFICPGYRDMPQIVWHGLPMYQAFLYSRGHQHGGQIPEDVHVLMPQIIIGAQIVEAAGVAMGLKLKGKKNVAITYTGDGGSSQGDFYEGMNFAGAFQLPAIFFVQNNQYAISTPLRKQTAAGTIAQKAVAAGIRGVQVDGMDVLAVTAAVREAREHALEGRPTLIEAITYRFGPHSMSGDDPTKYRTKDEQGEWETKDPLVRFRRFLESKGLWSEEDENKTIEEAKEHVAEQIKRAESVDKMTIVGLLESMFEEPPVHIREQIEQYRAGGEK; encoded by the coding sequence ATGCTGTCTTATATACTACAAAGCGAGGTGTTCCTCCACGTGAGCAGCAAAAACAAACGCGCTTACGAAGTGCGGCTTGACGAGATTAAGCCGTTGCAGGTATTGTCGCCGGAAGGCAAAATCGTTAACGAAGAGATGATGCCGAAATTCTCCGACGACGAATTGCGGGAATTGATGCGCCGGATGGCGTTTACCCGCGTATGGGACCAGCGCGCCGTGAGCCTCAACCGCCAAGGCCGCCTGGGCTTCTACGCTCCGGTGTCCGGTCAGGAAGCATCCATGATCGGCAGCGAATTCGTGCTCGAGAAAGAAGACTTTATCTGCCCGGGTTACCGGGACATGCCGCAAATCGTGTGGCACGGCCTTCCGATGTACCAAGCGTTCTTGTACTCGCGCGGTCATCAGCACGGCGGCCAAATTCCGGAAGACGTACACGTACTTATGCCGCAGATCATCATCGGCGCGCAAATCGTCGAAGCAGCCGGCGTCGCGATGGGGCTTAAGCTGAAGGGCAAGAAGAACGTCGCGATCACGTATACGGGCGACGGCGGTTCGTCGCAGGGCGACTTCTACGAAGGTATGAACTTCGCGGGCGCGTTCCAACTGCCGGCGATTTTCTTCGTGCAAAACAATCAGTACGCGATTTCGACGCCGCTCCGCAAGCAGACGGCGGCGGGCACGATCGCCCAGAAGGCTGTGGCTGCGGGTATCCGCGGCGTGCAGGTCGACGGCATGGACGTGCTGGCGGTTACGGCTGCGGTGCGCGAAGCGCGCGAGCACGCATTGGAAGGCCGTCCGACGCTGATCGAGGCGATCACGTACCGTTTCGGCCCGCACTCGATGTCCGGCGACGACCCAACGAAATATCGGACGAAGGACGAGCAGGGCGAGTGGGAGACGAAGGATCCGCTCGTACGCTTCCGCCGCTTCCTCGAGTCCAAGGGTCTCTGGAGCGAAGAAGACGAGAACAAAACGATCGAAGAAGCGAAAGAGCATGTGGCGGAGCAGATCAAGCGCGCAGAATCCGTCGATAAAATGACGATCGTAGGCTTGCTTGAAAGCATGTTCGAAGAGCCGCCGGTTCACATTCGCGAGCAGATCGAGCAGTACCGCGCGGGAGGAGAGAAATAA
- a CDS encoding alpha-ketoacid dehydrogenase subunit beta: MANMTMIEAIRDGMRVELARDPKVLLFGEDVGHVGGVFRATEGLQKEFGETRVFDTPLAESGIGGLAVGLAVQGFRPIAEVQFIGFVFEVMDQIVSQAARMRYRSGGAYQAPIVFRTPFGGGVKAPELHVDSLEGLFLQTPGIKVVIPSNPYDAKGLMISAIRDNDPVFFMEHLKLYRSFRGEVPEGEYTVPIGKANVVKEGKHVTIITYGAMVHTSLKAAEEIEKSRGVSVEVIDLRTIMPIDIDTIVESIKKTNRAIVVQEAQKTAGAAAEIIAQINEKAILHLEAPVLRVAAPDTVVAFGQIEDEWLPTPQRVIEGLNQVLDF; encoded by the coding sequence ATGGCAAATATGACGATGATCGAAGCGATTCGGGACGGGATGCGAGTGGAGCTCGCGCGCGACCCGAAAGTGTTGCTGTTCGGGGAAGACGTAGGCCACGTCGGGGGCGTATTCCGCGCTACCGAAGGCCTTCAGAAAGAATTCGGCGAGACGCGCGTATTCGACACGCCGCTCGCGGAATCGGGCATCGGCGGCCTCGCCGTCGGCCTCGCGGTGCAGGGCTTCCGCCCGATCGCGGAAGTTCAGTTCATCGGCTTCGTATTCGAAGTGATGGACCAAATCGTGTCGCAGGCGGCGCGCATGCGCTACCGTTCCGGCGGCGCGTACCAAGCGCCGATCGTATTCCGCACGCCGTTCGGCGGCGGCGTGAAGGCGCCCGAGCTGCACGTGGACAGCTTAGAAGGCTTGTTCCTCCAAACGCCGGGCATCAAGGTCGTCATTCCTTCCAATCCATACGACGCTAAAGGCCTCATGATTTCCGCGATCCGCGACAACGATCCGGTCTTCTTCATGGAGCACCTGAAGCTGTACCGCTCTTTCCGCGGCGAAGTGCCGGAGGGCGAATACACGGTGCCGATCGGCAAAGCGAACGTCGTGAAGGAAGGCAAGCACGTCACGATTATCACGTACGGCGCGATGGTCCATACGTCGCTGAAAGCCGCCGAAGAAATCGAGAAGTCGCGCGGCGTCAGCGTCGAGGTCATCGACCTGCGCACGATCATGCCGATCGACATCGACACCATCGTCGAGTCGATCAAGAAGACGAACCGCGCGATCGTCGTGCAAGAAGCGCAGAAGACGGCCGGCGCAGCCGCCGAAATCATCGCGCAAATCAACGAGAAGGCCATCCTCCACCTGGAAGCGCCGGTGCTCCGCGTCGCCGCTCCGGATACGGTCGTGGCGTTCGGTCAAATCGAAGACGAATGGCTCCCGACGCCGCAGCGCGTCATCGAGGGCCTGAATCAAGTGCTGGATTTCTAA
- a CDS encoding dihydrolipoamide acetyltransferase family protein, producing the protein MAMFEYRMPELGEGLHEGEIVKWHVKPGDSIKEDDILMEVQNDKAVVEVPSPVTGVVKEVKVAEGTVAVVGDVLAVIDAEGELPVSAHGGGHGHAEAPAAPSAPAAAPAPVPSNPIAPAAAPAAAEAVKPGTVPDGGTRGNVVEPGAVLATPSVRKLAREKGVDLGQVKATGKHGRITKEDVLNFVPGAAPAQAAAPAAAEGAPAAAAAKPAAPTGDRVEERVPFKGIRKVIAQAMVKSVYTAPHVTIMDEVDVTALVKLRERAKPMAEKRGVKLTYLPFIVKALVAALREYPILNSTLDEANNEIVYKKYYNIGIATDTDNGLIVPVVFDADRKNIYNIAGEIRDLATRGREGKLGPNELRGSTISITNIGSAGGMFFTPVINFPEVAILGTGRITERPIVKNGEIAIGQMMALSLSFDHRLIDGATAQNAMNHIKRLLEDPELLIMEV; encoded by the coding sequence ATGGCAATGTTCGAATATCGGATGCCGGAGCTCGGCGAAGGTCTGCATGAAGGCGAAATCGTCAAATGGCACGTCAAACCCGGCGATTCCATTAAAGAAGACGATATTTTGATGGAAGTGCAAAACGATAAAGCGGTCGTCGAAGTGCCGTCCCCGGTCACCGGCGTCGTGAAAGAAGTCAAGGTTGCGGAAGGCACCGTCGCCGTCGTCGGCGACGTGCTTGCGGTCATCGACGCGGAAGGCGAACTGCCGGTATCCGCGCACGGCGGCGGCCACGGCCACGCGGAAGCGCCGGCGGCGCCGAGCGCCCCTGCGGCGGCTCCGGCCCCCGTTCCGTCGAATCCGATCGCTCCGGCGGCAGCGCCGGCGGCGGCGGAGGCTGTCAAGCCGGGCACCGTGCCGGACGGCGGCACTCGCGGCAACGTCGTTGAGCCGGGTGCGGTTCTTGCGACGCCGAGCGTCCGCAAGCTGGCGCGCGAGAAAGGCGTCGACCTCGGCCAAGTGAAGGCGACGGGCAAGCACGGCCGCATCACGAAGGAAGACGTCCTGAACTTCGTTCCGGGCGCTGCGCCTGCGCAAGCGGCGGCTCCGGCCGCGGCGGAAGGCGCTCCGGCGGCAGCTGCTGCGAAGCCGGCGGCACCGACGGGCGACCGCGTGGAAGAACGCGTACCGTTCAAAGGCATCCGCAAAGTCATCGCTCAGGCGATGGTCAAATCGGTGTACACGGCCCCGCATGTCACGATCATGGACGAAGTCGACGTAACGGCGCTCGTGAAGCTTCGCGAACGCGCGAAGCCGATGGCGGAAAAGCGCGGCGTGAAGCTGACGTACCTGCCGTTCATCGTCAAGGCGCTCGTAGCGGCGCTGCGCGAGTATCCGATTCTCAACTCGACGCTCGACGAAGCGAACAACGAGATCGTCTACAAGAAGTACTACAACATCGGCATCGCCACGGATACGGACAACGGTCTGATCGTTCCGGTCGTATTCGACGCCGATCGCAAAAATATTTATAACATCGCAGGCGAAATTCGCGATCTCGCGACGCGCGGCCGCGAAGGCAAGCTCGGTCCGAACGAGCTGCGCGGCAGCACGATTTCGATCACGAACATCGGCTCGGCGGGCGGCATGTTCTTCACGCCGGTCATCAACTTCCCGGAAGTGGCGATTCTCGGCACGGGCCGCATCACGGAACGTCCGATCGTGAAGAACGGCGAAATCGCCATCGGCCAGATGATGGCATTGTCGCTCAGCTTCGACCATCGCCTCATCGACGGCGCGACCGCTCAGAACGCGATGAACCACATCAAGCGGCTTCTGGAAGATCCGGAACTGCTCATTATGGAGGTGTAA
- the lpdA gene encoding dihydrolipoyl dehydrogenase, which produces MVVGTFSTEIDVLVIGAGPGGYVAAIRAAQLGKKVVIVDRREIGGVCLNRGCIPSKALISAAHRYEMAKHGDSIGIEVGDVKVDFAKVQAWKQSVVNKLTGGVGALLKGHKVEIVSGEAFFNAPNIVTVSDGDDNTTRYEFKHCVIATGSRPIELKPFPFGGRILSSDEALALDHIPKSMIVIGGGYIGVELGQTFSKFGTKVTILEGSEHILPGFEKQLSQLVTKNLKKTDVDIVTGALAQKSEQTDKDVTVTFKVGEEEKTVTAEYVLVTVGRRPNTNDIGLESIGLKMTDRGLIEIDNQCRTNLPNVYAIGDIVPGAALAHKASYEGKVAAEAIAGMDSVIDYKVIPAVVFSDPEIASVGLSETEAKEKGFNVVTGRFSFGANGRSLALDNTEGFVKIVADKDTGVVVGSQIVGPEASNLIAELGLAIEMGATLEDIALTIHAHPTLGEMVMEAAEGALGHSVHQMNK; this is translated from the coding sequence ATGGTAGTCGGCACCTTTAGCACGGAAATCGACGTTCTCGTCATCGGCGCCGGTCCCGGCGGCTACGTAGCCGCCATCCGGGCCGCCCAGCTCGGCAAGAAGGTCGTTATCGTCGACCGCCGCGAAATCGGCGGCGTCTGCCTTAACCGCGGCTGCATCCCGTCCAAGGCGCTCATTTCGGCCGCTCACCGGTACGAAATGGCGAAGCATGGCGATTCGATCGGCATCGAAGTCGGCGACGTCAAAGTCGATTTCGCGAAGGTTCAAGCGTGGAAGCAGTCCGTTGTCAATAAACTGACGGGCGGCGTCGGCGCGCTGCTCAAGGGGCATAAAGTCGAAATCGTCTCGGGCGAAGCGTTCTTCAACGCGCCGAACATCGTGACGGTCAGCGACGGCGACGACAACACGACGCGCTACGAGTTCAAGCACTGCGTCATCGCGACGGGCTCCCGTCCGATCGAGCTGAAGCCGTTCCCGTTCGGCGGCCGCATTTTGTCGTCCGACGAGGCGCTCGCGCTCGACCATATTCCGAAGAGCATGATCGTCATCGGCGGCGGCTATATCGGCGTCGAGCTCGGCCAGACGTTCTCGAAGTTCGGCACGAAGGTGACGATTCTCGAGGGCAGCGAGCACATTTTGCCGGGCTTTGAAAAGCAGCTTAGCCAGCTCGTGACGAAAAACTTGAAGAAAACGGACGTGGACATTGTCACGGGCGCGCTCGCGCAAAAGTCGGAGCAGACCGACAAAGACGTCACCGTAACGTTCAAAGTGGGCGAAGAAGAGAAGACGGTCACGGCCGAGTACGTGCTCGTCACCGTCGGCCGCCGTCCGAACACGAACGACATCGGCTTAGAATCGATCGGTCTGAAAATGACCGACCGCGGTCTCATCGAGATCGACAACCAATGCCGCACGAACCTGCCGAACGTATACGCGATCGGCGACATCGTGCCGGGCGCCGCGCTCGCGCACAAGGCGTCGTACGAAGGCAAAGTGGCGGCGGAAGCGATCGCCGGCATGGACAGCGTCATCGACTACAAGGTCATCCCTGCCGTCGTGTTCTCCGATCCGGAGATCGCGAGCGTGGGCCTCAGCGAAACGGAAGCGAAGGAGAAAGGCTTCAACGTCGTCACCGGCCGCTTCTCGTTCGGCGCCAACGGCCGCTCCCTCGCGCTCGACAACACCGAAGGCTTCGTGAAAATCGTCGCCGACAAAGATACGGGCGTCGTCGTCGGCTCCCAAATCGTCGGACCGGAAGCGTCGAACCTGATCGCTGAGCTCGGCCTCGCGATCGAGATGGGCGCGACGCTGGAAGACATCGCGCTGACGATTCACGCGCATCCGACCCTCGGCGAGATGGTCATGGAAGCCGCGGAAGGCGCGCTCGGCCACAGCGTGCACCAAATGAACAAATAA
- a CDS encoding ABC transporter substrate-binding protein, translating into MRKHVLLLLSIISMLTLAACGASQTATTGAGGEQPAASPQPQAQEPAPAEETQEEAKEEAVEGTLSFYTSQPDADAEQLVQAFKEKYPDVEVSIFRSGTEEVLSKLQAEKMAGSVQADVLLVADSVSFEILKEQDMLLSYESKEHANIPAEYVDADRTYTGTKVIATAMAVNTNMVQQIPDSWQALLSEEAKDQAIMPSPLYSGAAAYNVGVFSRTEGMGWEFFEGLKANNMVVTKGNGAVLKAVAGGEKAYAMVVDFLVARAEQDGSPVKLVYPNEGVPAITEPVGILKDAKNVPAAKAFVDFILSEEGQKMQAGLGYTPIRPGVEAPAGLKSIDEMKVISYDIAELFQSREQDKEKFVSIFGE; encoded by the coding sequence ATGCGTAAACACGTACTGCTTTTGTTATCGATCATCAGTATGCTCACCCTCGCCGCTTGCGGCGCTTCGCAAACCGCGACGACGGGCGCGGGCGGCGAACAACCGGCGGCTTCGCCCCAGCCGCAAGCGCAAGAGCCTGCACCTGCGGAAGAAACGCAGGAAGAGGCGAAGGAAGAAGCGGTCGAGGGAACGTTGAGCTTCTATACATCGCAGCCCGACGCGGACGCCGAGCAGCTCGTTCAAGCGTTCAAGGAGAAATATCCGGATGTGGAGGTCAGCATCTTCCGTTCCGGCACGGAGGAAGTTCTGAGCAAGCTGCAAGCGGAGAAAATGGCAGGCTCCGTCCAAGCGGACGTGCTGCTCGTCGCGGATTCGGTTTCGTTCGAAATTTTAAAAGAACAGGACATGCTGCTGTCTTACGAATCTAAGGAGCATGCGAACATTCCCGCGGAATACGTCGACGCCGATCGCACGTACACGGGCACGAAAGTGATCGCGACGGCGATGGCCGTCAATACGAATATGGTGCAGCAAATTCCGGATTCGTGGCAGGCGCTCTTAAGCGAAGAGGCGAAAGACCAAGCGATTATGCCGAGCCCGCTGTATTCCGGAGCCGCGGCGTACAATGTCGGCGTATTCAGCCGGACGGAAGGCATGGGTTGGGAATTTTTCGAGGGGCTTAAGGCGAACAACATGGTCGTCACGAAGGGCAACGGCGCGGTGCTGAAGGCGGTCGCCGGCGGAGAGAAGGCGTACGCCATGGTCGTCGACTTCCTCGTCGCCCGCGCGGAGCAAGACGGCTCCCCGGTGAAGCTCGTGTACCCGAACGAAGGCGTGCCGGCGATCACCGAGCCGGTCGGCATCTTGAAGGACGCGAAGAACGTCCCCGCCGCCAAAGCGTTCGTCGATTTCATCCTGTCCGAAGAAGGCCAGAAGATGCAAGCCGGTCTCGGCTATACGCCGATTCGCCCGGGCGTCGAAGCGCCGGCGGGGTTGAAATCGATCGACGAGATGAAGGTGATCTCTTACGACATCGCAGAACTGTTCCAAAGCCGAGAGCAGGATAAAGAGAAGTTCGTCTCGATTTTCGGCGAGTAA
- a CDS encoding iron ABC transporter permease translates to MKNTVYVVCGSTAMAIALGLVLAWIVAYCDIRLKGLLQALILLPFIIPSYIVTLSWAQFFAPKSAFSAALQSIVGAAPWNVYSLGGMIFVMGLSHYPVVYMLSLGVFRKIPRDLEMASRLSGASRWSTFRKVTWPMALPGIAGGGLLAFLAGLDNFGIPAFLGIPANISVLSTYIYEQIVGFGPSAFSRAAVLSVLLGAIACAATLLQWLVTRKAKTFETSAEDRSPRVHLGRLRLPLELALWGFLLFTSVVPLFSMFAASVMKAYGLEFAPANWTLNHYAFLLQQSGKAKQAMVNSGMLALVTTLICLIAGTAVAYLRLRKPSRWTKAAELMISIPYALPGIVLALAMILVWMEPIPGWNPGVYGSTAILFIAYSVRFLILQMRGSVTALQQVDVSMEEAAHSNGAGHVQKWRRILLPLLFPGLLSGAFLVLLYALTELTVSSILWSSGSETIGVVIFGFEQAGDTTYSTAFSSLVVLLIGIGMLTLFLVQQAWKRRMKSA, encoded by the coding sequence ATGAAGAACACCGTGTACGTCGTCTGCGGCTCGACCGCGATGGCGATCGCGCTGGGGCTCGTCCTGGCATGGATCGTCGCGTATTGCGATATTCGGCTGAAAGGCTTGCTGCAGGCGCTGATTTTGCTGCCGTTTATCATTCCGTCGTATATCGTCACGCTTTCGTGGGCGCAGTTTTTCGCACCGAAATCGGCGTTCTCCGCCGCGCTGCAGTCGATCGTCGGCGCCGCGCCGTGGAACGTCTACAGCTTGGGCGGCATGATTTTCGTCATGGGGTTGTCGCATTACCCGGTCGTCTACATGCTGTCGCTCGGCGTGTTTCGAAAAATTCCGCGCGATTTGGAAATGGCGTCGCGTTTGTCGGGCGCTTCGCGATGGAGCACCTTCCGCAAGGTGACTTGGCCGATGGCGCTGCCGGGCATCGCGGGCGGAGGGCTGCTCGCGTTTCTCGCGGGCCTGGACAATTTCGGCATTCCCGCGTTCCTCGGCATTCCCGCCAACATTAGCGTATTGAGCACATACATTTACGAGCAGATCGTCGGATTCGGTCCGTCCGCCTTCTCGCGGGCGGCGGTTTTATCCGTGCTGCTGGGCGCGATCGCCTGCGCAGCTACGCTGCTGCAGTGGCTCGTCACGCGCAAGGCGAAGACGTTCGAGACGAGCGCGGAGGACAGGTCGCCGCGTGTGCATTTGGGGCGTCTGCGCCTGCCGCTGGAGCTCGCGCTGTGGGGGTTCCTTCTGTTCACCAGCGTCGTTCCGCTCTTCTCCATGTTCGCTGCGTCGGTGATGAAGGCGTACGGTCTCGAGTTTGCCCCGGCCAATTGGACGCTGAACCATTATGCGTTCCTGCTGCAGCAGAGCGGGAAAGCGAAGCAGGCGATGGTCAACAGCGGCATGCTCGCGCTCGTGACGACGCTGATCTGCTTGATCGCCGGAACGGCCGTCGCTTATCTTCGCCTTCGGAAGCCGTCGCGTTGGACGAAGGCGGCGGAGCTGATGATCAGCATTCCGTACGCCTTGCCCGGCATCGTGCTCGCGCTTGCGATGATTCTAGTCTGGATGGAGCCGATTCCCGGCTGGAATCCGGGCGTTTACGGCAGCACGGCGATTTTGTTCATCGCGTACTCGGTCCGATTTCTGATTTTGCAGATGCGCGGAAGCGTCACGGCGCTGCAGCAAGTGGACGTATCGATGGAGGAGGCGGCGCACAGCAACGGCGCAGGCCACGTGCAGAAGTGGCGGCGCATTCTGCTGCCGCTCCTGTTCCCCGGCCTGCTGAGTGGGGCGTTCCTCGTCCTGCTGTATGCGTTGACGGAGCTTACCGTCTCGTCGATTCTCTGGTCCTCGGGCTCGGAGACGATCGGGGTCGTCATCTTCGGCTTCGAGCAAGCGGGGGATACGACGTACTCCACGGCGTTTTCTTCCCTGGTCGTGCTCTTGATCGGAATCGGTATGCTGACGTTATTCTTGGTGCAACAAGCTTGGAAGAGGAGGATGAAATCCGCATGA
- a CDS encoding ABC transporter ATP-binding protein, with translation MTVELTHVSKRFGSFVALHPNDLAVREGEFIALLGPSGCGKTTLLRLIAGFEKPTTGEIRIDGQLVSTPASIAPPNKRNLNMVFQSFALWPHMTVRQHVRFPLEHHAFLPAALKREKERREADVLKLVGLSTLADRYPQELSGGQRQRVALARAIASQPSVLLMDEPLSNLDAELRMEMRKEIQHIHRATKTTILYVTHDQSEALAMADRIVVMKDGKIEQIGTPQDIYASPETEFVATFVGKANLVKGAWTGTEFVPSEANGRFIWQDRNISSSFKGKQLYPVRPEQFRMRKEGDGIPGVVTSVQYQGKEIHYTVQTPEGAYTVHEDIACRFQAEESVVLQLKDAQFAAPPAAALSAAGAG, from the coding sequence ATGACAGTGGAGTTGACGCATGTCAGCAAGCGGTTCGGTTCGTTCGTCGCGCTGCATCCGAACGATCTCGCCGTGCGGGAGGGAGAATTCATCGCGCTGCTCGGTCCGTCCGGCTGCGGCAAAACGACGCTGCTCCGGCTGATCGCCGGCTTCGAGAAGCCGACGACGGGCGAAATCCGCATCGACGGGCAGCTCGTGAGCACGCCTGCGTCGATCGCGCCTCCCAACAAGCGGAATTTGAATATGGTATTTCAGTCGTTCGCGTTATGGCCGCACATGACGGTAAGGCAGCACGTTCGGTTCCCGCTCGAACACCATGCGTTTCTGCCCGCGGCGCTGAAGCGGGAGAAAGAGCGCCGGGAAGCCGACGTGCTGAAGCTGGTCGGGCTTTCGACGTTGGCGGATCGCTATCCGCAGGAGCTGTCGGGCGGCCAGCGGCAGCGCGTCGCCCTCGCCCGCGCGATCGCTTCGCAGCCGTCGGTGCTGCTGATGGACGAGCCGCTAAGCAACCTGGACGCGGAGCTTCGAATGGAGATGCGGAAAGAAATCCAGCATATTCATCGGGCGACGAAGACGACGATCCTTTACGTGACCCACGATCAAAGCGAAGCGCTGGCGATGGCCGATCGCATCGTCGTCATGAAGGACGGGAAGATCGAGCAGATCGGCACGCCGCAGGACATCTACGCATCGCCGGAAACCGAGTTCGTCGCGACGTTCGTCGGGAAAGCGAACCTGGTGAAGGGCGCTTGGACCGGCACCGAATTCGTTCCGAGCGAAGCGAACGGCCGCTTCATCTGGCAGGACCGGAACATTTCGTCGTCGTTCAAGGGGAAGCAGCTGTATCCGGTGCGTCCCGAGCAGTTCCGCATGAGGAAGGAAGGCGACGGGATCCCGGGCGTCGTCACGAGCGTGCAGTATCAGGGCAAAGAGATCCATTATACGGTTCAAACGCCGGAAGGCGCGTATACCGTTCACGAAGACATCGCCTGCCGTTTCCAGGCGGAGGAATCCGTCGTGCTGCAGCTGAAGGACGCGCAATTCGCGGCGCCACCCGCTGCGGCGCTGAGCGCGGCCGGCGCGGGATAA